The genomic segment CCCGCACACAGAAGAGAGCACCGTGGCTCTTCGGATAAGGGTTTCCCCTCTTGCCCCAAAGAAAATGCTCATAGGCGGTTGTACCTATCTTCAGAAACTCCTAGGGAGGGCGCattggggtggaggtgggatggATGTTCTGCTTCACCCTTGCGCCTGGATAATCAGAAGCTAAAGAAGCCGGCGGAGTTCATCCAAGAGGCAGCTTGGCCCCTAAAAAGAGGTTTGCATGGAAATGTCTACACTACAAGAGTGTCTTTAACTTTTCATTGATTACATAACTTTACATAGATTATATTGTAGTTAATTAATGAAATTGTCGAATCTCTCAAGATGGCTCACCAGTTACAAGCAGTTGGAGACACAGAGTCATTTCCCATCTATGAACTGGGCAAAACCAAAACTGCAACCCTAAAACAATTTGGCTTAAAATACttacttttaaaacacaaatagatCTTCAAGGGTTCATTTATTCACAGTCTTATAGCTTGACAATCTGTAAAGACTTTCTGTTGTATTTAAGGTGGGGAATAACTAAGGTTTGAAATCTATGCTGCCTTTTTCTTGAGTCTAGACTCTTAATGCTCCCAACCTGTTCCCTTGGTGTCCTGAGTCTGGCCCGCCACTATTCCCGTAATGCCCCTTCCACCACCTGACCCAGCCATGGAGATAGCCTTGTCTCAATGCATTCCTAAACTTATAGAACTGAAGACTCCACTGTTACACCCCCCTTTCCAGAGGGCTTGGTGGGGGGTAGGCTTGAGGAGGATGGGGAGAGTCGCAGGAAGGAGGGCGAAGCCAGCAGAGCTCTCGGGGAGGGCCTGAGAGGCAAAGGGGTGAAGGTTTTATAGTTGGAGTGTACATATTTCCAGCTCTCCAAAATGAAACATACCATCGCAGCTGGTATTACCGGCTGAATAGGCAGCAAAAGACTTCTCTCTGTGCGGGTCCTAGCGTGCTGCTGCTTAGCGCCAACGAGTCCTTGTCCCCAAAGTTGCCAAAACTTTAAGGGACGCCGGCCAAGGAGTCCCCAGCATGGAAAGCCAGGCGTCCGGGGCCGGGTAAAGCCTCCTGGACTCCTCGAAAGCAGATCACACCTGGAGCAGCCGGAGGCGGGGCGAGATCTATGCGAAGCTAACGGGTTCGGGTGAAGAACAtcaaagagaaaggagcaggaTCGAACTTTAGAGGGACTGAAGGGCATGGCCCAAGAGAGCAGAATTGGGCTGTGGGACAGGCGGCGGGAGGACCAGGTTAGAGGGAGCGAAAGGAAGTGGATTAGAGGACAGCGGTTACAGGTTTCAGTCACTGCCATTTCCCCGCAGAGGGAGCTGCTCCATGCCCTGGAGAAGTATCCGGACTCCCACATCCTGTCTGCAACCACCCGACTCCCTAGGGGATTCCAAGGGACAGCACCGTCCTCCCCACAAATAATCAGGAACCGAAAGCAGAGAACTTGCCCTACCTGGGCACTTCTGGAAGCGCCCACTCAACTCTACAGTATGAGACAAAGGCTATCCTAAGAGACCTTTCTCCAACTTTCTTTCTCTGCATGTATGAGCCCGGATCCCTCTGTCCCCGccgccttctctctctctctttctctctgtctcctatTTTGTCCTGGGAGATTCCTACTCGCGGTGCGAAGCCTCGGATCCACTGAGAACCGCATAGTCTCCTGCACCCTTGGCCTCATGCTTGTCGGAGGGGGGCCCCGGGAAACACACCGGCTGCCCCTCCAACAGGCGTCCCTGGCTCCCCATTGGCCCCCTGgtccccgccccccaccaccccctcccGCTCCGCAGCCCCCGAGTGGCGTCAGCACGCCCGCCGGGCGTGGGCTTTAAATGCCCACCAGCGGGAGCTCAGGCGCTTCTGCCCTGGAGCGCGGTCTGTAGTAAAATCGCAGTAGTGGGAGGGGAGTGAGCCAGCGGGATTTCGAGCCGCGGAGCGCGCTGACCTCGCTCCGCCTGATGACTCCGGAGCTCAGGTCCAAGCACCGCCCATGCAGCACCCCTGAGCTCCGGGGAAGGAGAGTTAATGAAAAAACACTTAACCTTCTCCGCTGCGGAGAGTCATGAGCTGTCTGGATGTTATGTACCAAGTCTATGGTCCTCCGCAGCCCTACTTCGCAGCCGCCTACACCCCCTACCACCAGGTACGTGTCTCCTCCGGGGATTTTGGGGAGGAGTGGCGCGCCCCTGGCTTGCGGCGGCACGGCCTATACGGGAAGGTCCGCTGCGCCTCCGCGCGTCTCGGGCGTCCGACCAGGGCGGGCGCGGCCGGGATGCGGGGATTGCCGGAGCCGCCCCCAGTTGGTAGTGCAATTAGCTAACCCCTTTAGCTCGCCTGTTTGCTCTCGGGAAGCAGCTAAGCCCTGCTAATGTGAGCCTAGGTCTTCCCTGGAATAATCAGAGGAAGATGGCACGGGCTGGATTTTCTTCTTAGGGTCTGTCGGACTCCAGATTCTTCCAAGCCAGGTGCAGGTACCAGGAAATGCAGGCAAAGCCGACGCAAGGAAAACCAAACTTTGGTCCCAATGGTGAAAgtaacaacaaaaccaaaaacaaaggtCAGCCTCTTTCTGAGATGCAAGGGCCAGTGTTCTCATCCTTGCAAGTTCGTCTCAGGAATAATTTCTTCCGTTTCAATTCTCTGGAGACCAGGGCAATTAATTCCAGATCCAGCGAATTCGTTTCAAAGAGCACCAcgcagttttataatttttcctttgcGAAGTTCTGGGAGTATTTTCCGGAGTGCGATTAACCCAGCAGAGGCGAGCTTGATAGACAATACTTTGCCTTTCTCCAGCCTGAGTAGCTGAATGGGGAAGTCCTGCTCCCAACTAACACTTTAAGAAGACCACTCAACCCGGCTTCTGCAAACTCTTCAAGTTCCATTTAATTCTgccaatttctcttttcttcaggcAGCGTCTGTTTGAACcattttccttccatttcctcAGCTGAGGTAGCAGAAACTGAGGACAGTAGTgtaggaaaagaatgaaatcatacacCTGGGAGGCAGTAGGGGGTCCCCTCAGGGTTGGAAACCTACTTTGGGGAAATTGAAATACACCCCAATGCCCCAGTGGATGCTTTTGCTAATTTTGTCTGCAAATTTAGAATGTCTATTCGGAAATTTCCTGATGAATTAATGATGGACCGggtagggcttttttttttttttttttttttttaacctcctcttctcctcttttaAACTTCACAACTTGCAGTTTGTTTTGCCTCCGTGTTAATTTTAGGAATCAGCAGAGTTACTCATTGTAGGGGAAGATGGCATTTAGGAAGTGGTGATATTGCTAAATCTTACATCGTTTTGGCCCCAAATAACTCAAACGTTTTGGCTCCAGCTTCTGAAATGTACTTCTTCCCAGGGTGGGACTATGGCAAGCCAAGAGGAGAGAGGTGGATTGGTTTTCTGACTGGCCCTTTCTCCTCCCAGACCCTGAACCAATCTATTGCATGAAGATCTCTGTTCATTTTTGTATGATTCGGGCCGCCTCTTCAAGGCCATCTCTGCCTGCAGAATGTTTTAACACTTCTTTCAGTCCGTTGCTCGTTTCTAAGAAAATGTTCACAGAAGCTGcgcttgctttttaaaatcactatCAGACCTGACGATTTACACCACCTCACAGCCAGGATCTTAACTTTCTTCTGTCTGCTCCTTTTTATCATTTCCTCAATGTGTATGGAGATGATGGGGTGGAAATACTCATAATCCACTGGTCTTTCCTTATTAAAGAGAAGATCTGTTTAAAAACTGATGTAGGGGTAATCAAACAAATATCAACTTGCATTTATTAAAATGACCCGTATTTCCCCAGTCATGTTACCCCAGATTTTTATCCCACACAATTCATTACTAAATGTaaaatttcttcctttatatttCTGGTTGCCTTCCTTCACACATCCGCAGTTGCAGGGAATGGATTTTGTCGGGGTAGGGGGTTGCCCCCGCTCCTATTTCCTCAGGAGGATGTTTATCCTGTATCCTGTGCTCCTGCCCTGGATTCTCAGGCACGGAACAGTCAGGTTCTAACTGGACTTGGGTGCCCTTTACCCTTGgagtctgattttaaaaatatatctgccCTGAGCCCAGCTATGTGGTCAAACTCAGCTCCAAACCTATCTGCTTAGGCGTCTCCTGAGACCTTCACCCAGACATTTTAGGAGAAATTTTCCAGGAGTCAGAGGGACCAAGGACAGCAATCTTCCTTTAAGGAAGCTCGCCCTTGCTTGGGTGCAGGTTGGGAGGCCTGCTAACTAAGTTGCCCCACTATTGCTAGTTTTATGCGAACAGCACAAGGCTTAGGCCCATATGCCAGTTTCCCCATGAATACCTTAGGGATTAGGTTGAGGGAGTTAGTCTGAACTGAATTTGCCATCGCTTTTGAAACTGACATCTCTGTTCATTCTCTCTCTGAACAGAAACTAGCCTATTACTCCAAAATGCAGGAAGCCCAGGAGTGCAATGCCAGccccagcagcagtggcagcggCAGCTCCTCATTTTCCAGCCAAACCCCAGCCAGtataaaagaggaagaaggcagCCCAGAGAAAGAGCGCCCACCAGAGGCAGAGTACATCAACTCCCGCTGCGTCCTCTTCACTTATTTCCAGGGGGACATCAGCTCCGTGGTAGATGAACATTTCAGCAGGGCCCTGAGTCAACCCAGCAGCTACTCTCCCAGCTGTACCAGCAGCAAAACACCAAGGAGTTCTGGGCCCTGGCGAGGTGAGTATGGGGCCCTGCTGGGAACGACCCATAGAGGGTCCTTTCAGCCTGGGGTTCACCTACAGGAGCCTAAAGATATGCAGCTGAAAGAATATTAGGTGTCAGCGAAGGTGTGCAGAGGAGCATTTGGAAAGGGTAAGGAAAACGCAGGGGTAAAGGGCATGGGTATAAGAAAAAAACTCCTTGAAAAAAACACTATGCTTGGAATTGGAAGACCTAGGTTTGTGTGTTGGTTCCACCACTTCCTAGCAATATAACCTTGGACAAGTCTTTTAACCTCTTTGAGGTCACTTTATTTACTGCTTTCTTAAATTAGAATAACACCCTCCTAACGATCCCCAGAGAAGGCTGTAAGACCAACAAGAAAATGGATGTAAATATGCTGTCAAAAATGTGAGGTTTCCAGCACCCTCCCAAACCAGTGAGCAAAGGAGCTTCATCGCCAAGAACACTTTCccaatttgcaaacattttcccaGAGGAAACAGTTCTAGAGCTCCATACAGACAAAACCTGCTTGAGAATGTCTCCAAAAACCTACCTTTGCCTTTCACCAGGCTCCAATTACTTAAGAACTCTTGAAGCAGAAGCGTCTCAATAGCaagtaaaataacaaagaaacaaaaatttagatACAGCCAAAACACTTCTAAGAGTTTTCCCAAAATACatcccctttttatttttctaccttcCCCCACAAAACACTGCTTTTTCTACCCTAGGACAATTATTTGTTGGACAACTCAACTAAATCTCCCTTCTATTCTGAAATCTCAACTTCCCTTTATTACCAACAAGACAAAGTGGGGGAACCATTAAGTAAACTTGGCTCACTAAGCGGTATTTGATGTGTACCAAGGGGAGAAAGGAGGACTTTGTTgtaaaaaccaaaacattttcatttgtctttgggAGGGAAATGACAACCTTcaccctcttttttttccttaggagaCTCTGGCAGTTTGCATAAGCCTTGCCCTTAGACAAGATCcaaaaaacattcattttaaatacagaacattctttttattctctgtCTAAATATGTTTAACAGGAAGATTCTTCACCACTTAGAATGCATTTTCAAACCTTAAATTCTCTAGTATATAGTGCAGATGCCTTCTACAGAGGAGGTGTACCATAAAGGCTCCATGAATTACAtatctgtctttctctcccttcttacTAATGGCAACAAATTTGATCTAAATGCTGTTCTCTTAAAATGCTATCACGGGCTAGGAACCAACAGTGAAACTGACAATAgtaataatgattattattatccCTGGCGTCCTTGCTTTGATGCAGAAAGTTAATGAAAACTTAGGATAAAAGACCTGTCTATTCGTGTCCTTCTGTGCAAATAATAGAGCTGCCCTTTAAGGTGACTAGTTTACTCTTTTGCTTGAGTTCTTGGAGAAACATATTTGAAAGAAGGtttctagaaagaaaactaataataGCAGGACTTCAAAATATGTCGATGGACTTTCAGTCTGTCAGAGACGTTGTCGGGGGTCACATTTTCCGGAGCAAGACGGCTGAAACGCGAGAGGGGTAGTGAGATCACTAGGCGGCCGACCAAGAGTGGGAAGAGGTCTCTTTAGCTTGAGGAGACGTTGAGGCTGGGAAAGGGAGACCGTGTCTGCGCTGAGCCTCGGGAAGCTCCTTGAGCTTCAAGGACTTGAGTCCGGGAAGGAATCTCTCCTCTGTTACTACTCTCCCCGCCGCTTGGTTTCCACACTGAGGACCAGGCTGCGAAATGGGAGAAAGCAGGCCTCCTCCTCAGAGGGTTCCCAGAAGCCCCCATTTTGCAGTTCCCCCATCTCGCTTTCACAGGCTGCAGCCCCCTTAGAAAAATGCCGCTGCAGAGGCGGGGGCGGCCCATCCGCCCCCGACCATGGCTAGCTAGCCCTGTGCCCGCCTGGCGCCTTCGGCTCTCGGGCGGGGCGTGCAGGTCGGCCCTGATTCCAGCAGCAGTGACACGcacctctcttcctttcctccaatCCGCCTCCCCGGCCTACAGACTGCTCCTTCCCGATGAGCCAGCGCAGCTTCCCTGCCTCCTTCTGGAACAGCGCGTACCAGGCGCCGGTGCCCGCGCCGCTGGGTAGCCCTCTGGCCACCGCGCACTCGGAGCTGCCCTTCGCCGCCGCCGACCCCTACTCGCCCGCCGCGCTGCATGGCCACCTGCACCAGGGCGCCACCGAGCCCTGGCACCACGCGCACCCGCACCACGCGCACCCGCATCACCCCTACGCCCTGGGCGGCGCCCTCGGCGCCCAGGCCGCCCCCTACCCGCGCCCCGCCGCGGTGCACGAAGTCTACGCGCCGCACTTCGACCCGCGCTATGGGCCGCTACTGATGCCAGCCGCCTCTGGGCGCCCGACCCGCCTCGCACCCGCCCCAGCGCCCGCGCCCGGTAGTCCTCCCTGCGAGCTCTCCGGCAAGGGCGAGCCGGCGGGCGCCGCGTGGGCCGGGCCCGGGGGGCCCTTCTCGAGCTCCTCGGGAGA from the Macaca mulatta isolate MMU2019108-1 chromosome 4, T2T-MMU8v2.0, whole genome shotgun sequence genome contains:
- the VGLL2 gene encoding transcription cofactor vestigial-like protein 2 isoform X1, with amino-acid sequence MSCLDVMYQVYGPPQPYFAAAYTPYHQKLAYYSKMQEAQECNASPSSSGSGSSSFSSQTPASIKEEEGSPEKERPPEAEYINSRCVLFTYFQGDISSVVDEHFSRALSQPSSYSPSCTSSKTPRSSGPWRDCSFPMSQRSFPASFWNSAYQAPVPAPLGSPLATAHSELPFAAADPYSPAALHGHLHQGATEPWHHAHPHHAHPHHPYALGGALGAQAAPYPRPAAVHEVYAPHFDPRYGPLLMPAASGRPTRLAPAPAPAPGSPPCELSGKGEPAGAAWAGPGGPFSSSSGDVAQGLGLSVDSGLQPQDKSKDVYWF
- the VGLL2 gene encoding transcription cofactor vestigial-like protein 2; translation: MSCLDVMYQVYGPPQPYFAAAYTPYHQKLAYYSKMQEAQECNASPSSSGSGSSSFSSQTPASIKEEEGSPEKERPPEAEYINSRCVLFTYFQGDISSVVDEHFSRALSQPSSYSPSCTSSKTPRSSGPWRDCSFPMSQRSFPASFWNSAYQAPVPAPLGSPLATAHSELPFAAADPYSPAALHGHLHQGATEPWHHAHPHHAHPHHPYALGGALGAQAAPYPRPAAVHEVYAPHFDPRYGPLLMPAASGRPTRLAPAPAPAPGSPPCELSGKGEPAGAAWAGPGGPFSSSSGDVAQGLGLSVDSARRYSLCGASLLS